One genomic segment of Gammaproteobacteria bacterium includes these proteins:
- a CDS encoding CvpA family protein, which produces MVWVDFVIPVIILVSALISLMRGFVREALSLLGWVAALWIALRFANTLAELFLSSITIPSIRIVVAFTILFVLTLMLAALINHLAGHVVERTGLTGTDRMIGMIFGMARGAVVVSILVLLAGLTTIPEDPWWGDSVLIGHFEQMALWLQNTVAPELAEQFAKAG; this is translated from the coding sequence ATGGTCTGGGTTGACTTTGTAATTCCCGTCATTATTTTGGTTTCGGCGTTGATCAGTTTAATGCGAGGCTTTGTACGCGAAGCTTTGTCGTTGCTGGGATGGGTGGCGGCCCTTTGGATCGCCTTACGCTTTGCCAACACCTTGGCGGAGCTGTTTCTCTCCAGTATTACCATTCCGTCTATTCGTATTGTTGTAGCTTTCACTATCTTGTTTGTTTTAACCCTGATGCTGGCAGCGTTGATTAATCACCTGGCCGGACATGTTGTGGAACGTACCGGCTTAACGGGGACCGACCGTATGATCGGGATGATCTTTGGTATGGCCCGCGGAGCCGTTGTGGTGTCTATCTTGGTGCTATTGGCTGGATTGACCACTATTCCGGAAGACCCATGGTGGGGGGACTCGGTGTTGATTGGTCATTTCGAACAAATGGCCCTGTGGTTGCAGAATACCGTTGCCCCGGAATTGGCAGAGCAGTTTGCCAAGGCCGGATAA